Proteins from a genomic interval of Schistocerca piceifrons isolate TAMUIC-IGC-003096 chromosome 3, iqSchPice1.1, whole genome shotgun sequence:
- the LOC124789741 gene encoding uncharacterized protein LOC124789741 — protein sequence MQINHQSVALHQKPSAGVETSNSGSSFSKMTTIGMSPFSRLEVVRQGVPRPERREIIILRKGPKPQSPPLLSMVPVAPAVPVKEEPSDGATPVAPPTSGGRRKRTMASSSRRDGQQPPPLAVARRNARERNRVKQVNNGFANLRQHIPAAITAAYAAASGADLRAGGMNGGGGAARKLSKVETLRMAVDYIRRLQQLLAEADGVEMPAMGPASGAGNNGGADSPPVLIEDDDDESIAGLDASSPEPQHSVEAGFPNTPEGASNSSLLNFVGATSPQRQNEHYFASLTSPSKHPFPPQTTSPTRQQHVSESCIVPSVLSVEELATSSHFKQQDLSSRLPTVERTLLLSPDETAGLSQEKAEAPHSGLAYDVATLVSAGGGATSGLLRPQLPLALSRSHLQQLSAYEAAAASPLCDDAMDGGAPASATSTFLRAHQLAASLVAQGYHYTLQVPPAPHPVVLKKEPTDSSDVMDVIGSWWDHEQKMRQQTAT from the coding sequence ATGCAAATTAACCATCAGTCCGTGGCGCTGCACCAGAAGCCGTCAGCTGGCGTCGAAACATCAAACAGTGGCAGCTCTTTTTCGAAGATGACGACTATCGGCATGAGTCCGTTCTCGCGACTGGAGGTGGTACGCCAGGGCGTTCCCAGGCCAGAACGCCGAGAGATCATCATACTGCGGAAGGGTCCGAAACCGCAGTCCCCTCCGCTCCTGTCGATGGTGCCAGTAGCCCCAGCAGTACCAGTGAAAGAGGAGCCCAGCGACGGCGCTACTCCAGTCGCGCCCCCGACTTCTGGAGGACGCAGGAAGAGGACGATGGCCTCGAGCAGCCGCAGAGACGGACAACAGCCTCCTCCGCTGGCCGTAGCGCGGCGGAACGCGCGAGAGCGCAATCGCGTCAAGCAGGTCAACAACGGCTTTGCCAATCTGCGCCAGCACATCCCGGCCGCTATCACGGCGGCGTACGCTGCCGCCTCCGGCGCCGACCTGCGCGCCGGTGGGATGAACGGAGGCGGTGGCGCCGCTCGGAAGCTGAGCAAAGTTGAGACGCTGCGGATGGCCGTCGACTATATACGCCGACTGCAGCAGCTTCTGGCCGAGGCCGACGGCGTCGAAATGCCGGCGATGGGACCGGCGTCGGGCGCCGGGAACAACGGCGGCGCCGACTCGCCTCCGGTGCTCatcgaagacgacgacgacgagtcGATAGCGGGATTGGACGCCAGCTCCCCGGAGCCGCAGCACAGCGTAGAGGCCGGTTTCCCCAACACGCCGGAAGGCGCCAGCAACTCGTCGCTGCTCAACTTCGTGGGCGCGACGTCTCCCCAGCGCCAGAACGAGCACTACTTTGCATCGTTGACGTCGCCGTCGAAGCATCCCTTCCCACCTCAAACGACTTCACCGACTAGGCAACAACACGTCTCGGAAAGCTGCATAGTGCCGTCTGTCTTGTCTGTAGAAGAACTCGCCACCAGTTCGCATTTTAAGCAACAGGACCTGTCTTCACGACTGCCTACTGTGGAACGGACGCTACTCCTGTCGCCAGACGAGACCGCCGGCCTGTCGCAGGAGAAGGCGGAGGCGCCGCACTCGGGACTCGCCTACGACGTCGCGACGCTGGTCTCCGCGGGCGGCGGCGCCACTTCCGGTTTGCTGAGGCCGCAGCTGCCGCTGGCTCTGTCCAGATCGCACCTGCAGCAGCTGTCCGCTTACGAAGCGGCCGCCGCCTCGCCACTGTGCGACGACGCCATGGATGGCGGTGCGCCGGCGTCGGCCACGTCCACCTTCCTGAGGGCGCACCAGCTGGCCGCCAGCCTCGTCGCCCAGGGCTACCACTACACCCTCCAGGTGCCGCCTGCACCGCATCCAGTGGTCCTCAAGAAAGAGCCCACTGACAGCTCCGACGTCATGGACGTCATTGGCTCTTGGTGGGATCACGAGCAGAAGATGAGGCAGCAGACGGCCACATAA